One Poecilia reticulata strain Guanapo linkage group LG19, Guppy_female_1.0+MT, whole genome shotgun sequence genomic window carries:
- the brsk1a gene encoding serine/threonine-protein kinase BRSK2 isoform X5 produces MSKELSLSQSAQYVGPYRLEKTLGKGQTGLVKLGIHCITGQKVAIKIVNREKLSESVLMKVEREIAILKLIEHPHVLKLHDVYENNKYLYLVLEHVSGGELFDYLVKKGRLTPKEARKFFRQIISALDFCHSHSICHRDLKPENLLLDEKNNIRIADFGMASLQVGDSLLETSCGSPHYACPEVIRGEKYDGRRADVWSCGVILFALLVGALPFDHDNLRQLLEKVKSGVFHMPHFIPPDCQSLLKGMIEVNPEKRLTLEAIQKHSWYQGGRNEPCPEQPPPRRVCVQRILSLTELDPDVLESMHSLGCFRDRVKLTRDLQCEEENQEKMIYYLLLDRKERYPSYEDEDLPPRNDVADPPRKRVDSPMLTRHGRCRPERKSLEVLSVTEQGSPTPPRRALDTAAHSQRSRSVSGASSGLSSSPLSSPRVTPQGSPLPTPLGTPVHHPHHPSSTPPSSSSSSSSSRAEGGGGVGSLSLTPPSSPGGGGGMAASSPAHWRTRLNSFKNNLLGSPRFHRRKLQVPTSEDMSSLTPESSPELAKKSWFGNFIGLEKEEQIFVVIRDKPLSSVKADIVHAFLSIPSLSHSVISQTSFRAEYKSSGGPSVFQKPVKFQVDIAFSEGERERDRERSEREGRRETGIYSVTFSLISGPSRRFRRVVETIQAQLLSSHDQPLVQALCDEKSSRPHGTPTRQNSRRSEGGGDRCEWGDRADGGGIGGSGGVLQRRGSAKERTRLLSSNGTQSQP; encoded by the exons ATGAGTAAGGAACTGTCTCTGAGTCAGTCTGCTCAATATGTTGGGCCCTATCGACTGGAGAAGACTCTGGGGAAGGGACAGACAG GACTGGTCAAACTCGGCATCCACTGTATTACGGGTCAGAAGGTAGCGATCAAAATAGTCAACCGCGAGAAGCTGTCTGAGTCAGTTCTGATGAAG GTTGAGAGGGAGATTGCCATTCTGAAACTGATCGAGCATCCGCATGTGTTGAAGCTGCATGACGTTTATGAGAACAACAAATATCT ATACCTGGTGTTGGAGCATGTGTCAGGAGGAGAGCTCTTTGACTACCTGGTGAAGAAGGGGCGTCTAACTCCGAAAGAAGCCAGGAAGTTCTTCAGGCAGATCATCTCTGCGTTGGATTTCTGCCACAGTCACTCCATCTG ccaCAGAGACTTGAAGCCGGAGAACCTGCTGCTGGATGAGAAGAACAACATTCGTATTGCTGACTTCGGTATGGCCTCCCTGCAGGTGGGGGACAGCCTGTTGGAGACCAGCTGTGG ATCACCACATTATGCCTGTCCTGAAGTTATACGG GGAGAGAAGTATGATGGGAGGAGAGCGGATGTGTGGAGCTGTGGGGTCATCCTGTTTGCCCTCCTGGTG GGTGCTCTGCCGTTTGACCACGACAACCTTCGCCAGCTCCTGGAAAAGGTGAAGAGCGGCGTCTTCCACATGCCGCACTTCATCCCCCCAGACTGTCAGTCRCTGCTCAAAGGCATGATAGAGGTTAACCCTGAGAAGAGGCTCACG CTAGAGGCCATCCAGAAACACTCCTGGTATCA GGGCGGTCGTAACGAGCCGTGTCCCGAGCAGCCTCCTCCCAGGCGGGTGTGTGTGCAGAGAATCCTGTCGCTGACCGAGTTGGACCCGGACGTGTTGGAAAGCATGCACTCTCTAGGATGTTTCCGCGACCGAGTCAAGCTTACCCGAGATTTGCAATGCGAAGA agaAAACCAGGAGAAGATGATCTATTACCTACTGCTGGACAGGAAGGAACGCTACCCAAGCTATGAGGACGAGGATCTGCCTCCACGCAATGACGTTG cagaCCCTCCCCGGAAGCGTGTCGACTCTCCCATGCTGACGCGTCATGGCCGCTGTCGCCCTGAGAGGAAAAGCCTAGAAGTCCTTAGTGTTACGGAGCAGGGGTCTCCCACTCCACCTCGCAGGGCCCTCGACACAGCTGCACACAGTCAGAG GTCTCGCTCAGTCAGTGGAGCTTCTAGTGGTCTCTCCTCAAGCCCCCTCAGCAGTCCCAGG GTTACCCCCCAGGGCTCTCCGCTGCCCACACCGTTGGGCACCCCTGTTCACCACCCCCACCACCCCTCCTCCACCccgccctcctcttcctcgtcctcATCCTCATCACGGGCAGAGGGAGGCGGCGGGGTGGGCTCGCTGTCGCTCACTCCTCCCTCCAGCCCAGGAGGGGGCGGCGGCATGGCGGCCAGCAGCCCCGCTCACTGGAGGACTCGCCTCAATTCTTTCAAGAACAACTTGCTGGGATCGCCGCGATTCCATCGTCGCAAATTACAAG TTCCGACGTCAGAGGACATGTCCAGCCTAACGCCAGAATCCAGCCCAGA GCTGGCCAAGAAGTCCTGGTTCGGGAATTTCATCGGTTTGGAGAAAGAGGAGCAGATCTTCGTGGTGATCAGGGACAAACCGTTGAGTTCTGTCAAAGCTGACATTGTCCACGCTTTCCTGTCA ATCCCGTCGCTCAGCCACAGCGTCATCTCCCAGACCAGCTTCCGGGCAGAATACAAGTCCTCCGGCGGTCCCTCCGTCTTCCAGAAGCCCGTCAAGTTCCAAGTGGACATTGCCTTCTCCGAGGGCGAGAGGGAACGGGACAGGGAGAGGAGcgagagggaggggaggagggaaaCAGGAATCTACAGCGTGACATTCTCCCTCATATCAG GGCCGAGTCGCAGGTTCAGACGAGTGGTGGAAACGATTCAAGCCCAGCTTCTCAGCTCTCATGATCAGCCACTGGTGCAAGCCCTATGTG ATGAGAAGAGCAGTCGTCCCCACGGGACCCCCACCCGCCAAAACTCGAGGCGCTCTGAGGGTGGGGGCGACAGGTGCGAGTGGGGCGACCGAGCAGACGGCGGAGGCATCGGAGGCAGTGGAGGAGTCCTGCAGCGCAGAGGCTCGGCCAAGGAGAGAACCCGCCTCCTGTCCTCTAACGGAACCCAGTCCCAACCGTAG
- the brsk1a gene encoding serine/threonine-protein kinase BRSK1 isoform X2, with protein sequence MSKELSLSQSAQYVGPYRLEKTLGKGQTGLVKLGIHCITGQKVAIKIVNREKLSESVLMKVEREIAILKLIEHPHVLKLHDVYENNKYLYLVLEHVSGGELFDYLVKKGRLTPKEARKFFRQIISALDFCHSHSICHRDLKPENLLLDEKNNIRIADFGMASLQVGDSLLETSCGSPHYACPEVIRGEKYDGRRADVWSCGVILFALLVGALPFDHDNLRQLLEKVKSGVFHMPHFIPPDCQSLLKGMIEVNPEKRLTLEAIQKHSWYQGGRNEPCPEQPPPRRVCVQRILSLTELDPDVLESMHSLGCFRDRVKLTRDLQCEEENQEKMIYYLLLDRKERYPSYEDEDLPPRNDVADPPRKRVDSPMLTRHGRCRPERKSLEVLSVTEQGSPTPPRRALDTAAHSQRSRSVSGASSGLSSSPLSSPRSYQSPVFTFSQSDVTCATASPLTKESKQGNATTPRSARSHDKPKASPNPKTQTLPTKGPADRPHLQAIKSLPLHNPSSRSPSPSPLLSPIPRFFFPSSSVLKSVTKSFYPNSAHSVPQVTPQGSPLPTPLGTPVHHPHHPSSTPPSSSSSSSSSRAEGGGGVGSLSLTPPSSPGGGGGMAASSPAHWRTRLNSFKNNLLGSPRFHRRKLQDLSLPVPTSEDMSSLTPESSPELAKKSWFGNFIGLEKEEQIFVVIRDKPLSSVKADIVHAFLSIPSLSHSVISQTSFRAEYKSSGGPSVFQKPVKFQVDIAFSEGERERDRERSEREGRRETGIYSVTFSLISGPSRRFRRVVETIQAQLLSSHDQPLVQALCDEKSSRPHGTPTRQNSRRSEGGGDRCEWGDRADGGGIGGSGGVLQRRGSAKERTRLLSSNGTQSQP encoded by the exons ATGAGTAAGGAACTGTCTCTGAGTCAGTCTGCTCAATATGTTGGGCCCTATCGACTGGAGAAGACTCTGGGGAAGGGACAGACAG GACTGGTCAAACTCGGCATCCACTGTATTACGGGTCAGAAGGTAGCGATCAAAATAGTCAACCGCGAGAAGCTGTCTGAGTCAGTTCTGATGAAG GTTGAGAGGGAGATTGCCATTCTGAAACTGATCGAGCATCCGCATGTGTTGAAGCTGCATGACGTTTATGAGAACAACAAATATCT ATACCTGGTGTTGGAGCATGTGTCAGGAGGAGAGCTCTTTGACTACCTGGTGAAGAAGGGGCGTCTAACTCCGAAAGAAGCCAGGAAGTTCTTCAGGCAGATCATCTCTGCGTTGGATTTCTGCCACAGTCACTCCATCTG ccaCAGAGACTTGAAGCCGGAGAACCTGCTGCTGGATGAGAAGAACAACATTCGTATTGCTGACTTCGGTATGGCCTCCCTGCAGGTGGGGGACAGCCTGTTGGAGACCAGCTGTGG ATCACCACATTATGCCTGTCCTGAAGTTATACGG GGAGAGAAGTATGATGGGAGGAGAGCGGATGTGTGGAGCTGTGGGGTCATCCTGTTTGCCCTCCTGGTG GGTGCTCTGCCGTTTGACCACGACAACCTTCGCCAGCTCCTGGAAAAGGTGAAGAGCGGCGTCTTCCACATGCCGCACTTCATCCCCCCAGACTGTCAGTCRCTGCTCAAAGGCATGATAGAGGTTAACCCTGAGAAGAGGCTCACG CTAGAGGCCATCCAGAAACACTCCTGGTATCA GGGCGGTCGTAACGAGCCGTGTCCCGAGCAGCCTCCTCCCAGGCGGGTGTGTGTGCAGAGAATCCTGTCGCTGACCGAGTTGGACCCGGACGTGTTGGAAAGCATGCACTCTCTAGGATGTTTCCGCGACCGAGTCAAGCTTACCCGAGATTTGCAATGCGAAGA agaAAACCAGGAGAAGATGATCTATTACCTACTGCTGGACAGGAAGGAACGCTACCCAAGCTATGAGGACGAGGATCTGCCTCCACGCAATGACGTTG cagaCCCTCCCCGGAAGCGTGTCGACTCTCCCATGCTGACGCGTCATGGCCGCTGTCGCCCTGAGAGGAAAAGCCTAGAAGTCCTTAGTGTTACGGAGCAGGGGTCTCCCACTCCACCTCGCAGGGCCCTCGACACAGCTGCACACAGTCAGAG GTCTCGCTCAGTCAGTGGAGCTTCTAGTGGTCTCTCCTCAAGCCCCCTCAGCAGTCCCAGG TCCTACCAGAGCCCCGTCTTCactttcagccaatcagacgtcACCTGCGCCACTGCTTCCCCCCTCACAAAGGAGTCCAAACAGGGAAACGCCACCACTCCTCGTTCAGCACGGTCTCATGACAAGCCCAAAGCGTCCCCCAACCCCAAGACCCAGACCCTGCCCACCAAAGGACCCGCCGACCGTCCCCACCTGCAGGCCATCAAATCCCTGCCCCTGCACAACCCATCCTCCCGCTCGCCCTCCCCCTCCCCGCTCCTGTCACCCATCCCTCGCTTCTTCTTCCCTTCGTCCTCTGTCCTCAAGTCAGTGACTAAGAGTTTCTACCCAAACTCTGCCCACTCTGTACCACAGGTTACCCCCCAGGGCTCTCCGCTGCCCACACCGTTGGGCACCCCTGTTCACCACCCCCACCACCCCTCCTCCACCccgccctcctcttcctcgtcctcATCCTCATCACGGGCAGAGGGAGGCGGCGGGGTGGGCTCGCTGTCGCTCACTCCTCCCTCCAGCCCAGGAGGGGGCGGCGGCATGGCGGCCAGCAGCCCCGCTCACTGGAGGACTCGCCTCAATTCTTTCAAGAACAACTTGCTGGGATCGCCGCGATTCCATCGTCGCAAATTACAAG ATCTTTCTCTCCCAGTTCCGACGTCAGAGGACATGTCCAGCCTAACGCCAGAATCCAGCCCAGA GCTGGCCAAGAAGTCCTGGTTCGGGAATTTCATCGGTTTGGAGAAAGAGGAGCAGATCTTCGTGGTGATCAGGGACAAACCGTTGAGTTCTGTCAAAGCTGACATTGTCCACGCTTTCCTGTCA ATCCCGTCGCTCAGCCACAGCGTCATCTCCCAGACCAGCTTCCGGGCAGAATACAAGTCCTCCGGCGGTCCCTCCGTCTTCCAGAAGCCCGTCAAGTTCCAAGTGGACATTGCCTTCTCCGAGGGCGAGAGGGAACGGGACAGGGAGAGGAGcgagagggaggggaggagggaaaCAGGAATCTACAGCGTGACATTCTCCCTCATATCAG GGCCGAGTCGCAGGTTCAGACGAGTGGTGGAAACGATTCAAGCCCAGCTTCTCAGCTCTCATGATCAGCCACTGGTGCAAGCCCTATGTG ATGAGAAGAGCAGTCGTCCCCACGGGACCCCCACCCGCCAAAACTCGAGGCGCTCTGAGGGTGGGGGCGACAGGTGCGAGTGGGGCGACCGAGCAGACGGCGGAGGCATCGGAGGCAGTGGAGGAGTCCTGCAGCGCAGAGGCTCGGCCAAGGAGAGAACCCGCCTCCTGTCCTCTAACGGAACCCAGTCCCAACCGTAG
- the brsk1a gene encoding serine/threonine-protein kinase BRSK2 isoform X3 — MSKELSLSQSAQYVGPYRLEKTLGKGQTGLVKLGIHCITGQKVAIKIVNREKLSESVLMKVEREIAILKLIEHPHVLKLHDVYENNKYLYLVLEHVSGGELFDYLVKKGRLTPKEARKFFRQIISALDFCHSHSICHRDLKPENLLLDEKNNIRIADFGMASLQVGDSLLETSCGSPHYACPEVIRGEKYDGRRADVWSCGVILFALLVGALPFDHDNLRQLLEKVKSGVFHMPHFIPPDCQSLLKGMIEVNPEKRLTLEAIQKHSWYQGGRNEPCPEQPPPRRVCVQRILSLTELDPDVLESMHSLGCFRDRVKLTRDLQCEEENQEKMIYYLLLDRKERYPSYEDEDLPPRNDVADPPRKRVDSPMLTRHGRCRPERKSLEVLSVTEQGSPTPPRRALDTAAHSQRSRSVSGASSGLSSSPLSSPRVTPQGSPLPTPLGTPVHHPHHPSSTPPSSSSSSSSSRAEGGGGVGSLSLTPPSSPGGGGGMAASSPAHWRTRLNSFKNNLLGSPRFHRRKLQDLSLPVPTSEDMSSLTPESSPELAKKSWFGNFIGLEKEEQIFVVIRDKPLSSVKADIVHAFLSIPSLSHSVISQTSFRAEYKSSGGPSVFQKPVKFQVDIAFSEGERERDRERSEREGRRETGIYSVTFSLISGPSRRFRRVVETIQAQLLSSHDQPLVQALCDPFPDEKSSRPHGTPTRQNSRRSEGGGDRCEWGDRADGGGIGGSGGVLQRRGSAKERTRLLSSNGTQSQP; from the exons ATGAGTAAGGAACTGTCTCTGAGTCAGTCTGCTCAATATGTTGGGCCCTATCGACTGGAGAAGACTCTGGGGAAGGGACAGACAG GACTGGTCAAACTCGGCATCCACTGTATTACGGGTCAGAAGGTAGCGATCAAAATAGTCAACCGCGAGAAGCTGTCTGAGTCAGTTCTGATGAAG GTTGAGAGGGAGATTGCCATTCTGAAACTGATCGAGCATCCGCATGTGTTGAAGCTGCATGACGTTTATGAGAACAACAAATATCT ATACCTGGTGTTGGAGCATGTGTCAGGAGGAGAGCTCTTTGACTACCTGGTGAAGAAGGGGCGTCTAACTCCGAAAGAAGCCAGGAAGTTCTTCAGGCAGATCATCTCTGCGTTGGATTTCTGCCACAGTCACTCCATCTG ccaCAGAGACTTGAAGCCGGAGAACCTGCTGCTGGATGAGAAGAACAACATTCGTATTGCTGACTTCGGTATGGCCTCCCTGCAGGTGGGGGACAGCCTGTTGGAGACCAGCTGTGG ATCACCACATTATGCCTGTCCTGAAGTTATACGG GGAGAGAAGTATGATGGGAGGAGAGCGGATGTGTGGAGCTGTGGGGTCATCCTGTTTGCCCTCCTGGTG GGTGCTCTGCCGTTTGACCACGACAACCTTCGCCAGCTCCTGGAAAAGGTGAAGAGCGGCGTCTTCCACATGCCGCACTTCATCCCCCCAGACTGTCAGTCRCTGCTCAAAGGCATGATAGAGGTTAACCCTGAGAAGAGGCTCACG CTAGAGGCCATCCAGAAACACTCCTGGTATCA GGGCGGTCGTAACGAGCCGTGTCCCGAGCAGCCTCCTCCCAGGCGGGTGTGTGTGCAGAGAATCCTGTCGCTGACCGAGTTGGACCCGGACGTGTTGGAAAGCATGCACTCTCTAGGATGTTTCCGCGACCGAGTCAAGCTTACCCGAGATTTGCAATGCGAAGA agaAAACCAGGAGAAGATGATCTATTACCTACTGCTGGACAGGAAGGAACGCTACCCAAGCTATGAGGACGAGGATCTGCCTCCACGCAATGACGTTG cagaCCCTCCCCGGAAGCGTGTCGACTCTCCCATGCTGACGCGTCATGGCCGCTGTCGCCCTGAGAGGAAAAGCCTAGAAGTCCTTAGTGTTACGGAGCAGGGGTCTCCCACTCCACCTCGCAGGGCCCTCGACACAGCTGCACACAGTCAGAG GTCTCGCTCAGTCAGTGGAGCTTCTAGTGGTCTCTCCTCAAGCCCCCTCAGCAGTCCCAGG GTTACCCCCCAGGGCTCTCCGCTGCCCACACCGTTGGGCACCCCTGTTCACCACCCCCACCACCCCTCCTCCACCccgccctcctcttcctcgtcctcATCCTCATCACGGGCAGAGGGAGGCGGCGGGGTGGGCTCGCTGTCGCTCACTCCTCCCTCCAGCCCAGGAGGGGGCGGCGGCATGGCGGCCAGCAGCCCCGCTCACTGGAGGACTCGCCTCAATTCTTTCAAGAACAACTTGCTGGGATCGCCGCGATTCCATCGTCGCAAATTACAAG ATCTTTCTCTCCCAGTTCCGACGTCAGAGGACATGTCCAGCCTAACGCCAGAATCCAGCCCAGA GCTGGCCAAGAAGTCCTGGTTCGGGAATTTCATCGGTTTGGAGAAAGAGGAGCAGATCTTCGTGGTGATCAGGGACAAACCGTTGAGTTCTGTCAAAGCTGACATTGTCCACGCTTTCCTGTCA ATCCCGTCGCTCAGCCACAGCGTCATCTCCCAGACCAGCTTCCGGGCAGAATACAAGTCCTCCGGCGGTCCCTCCGTCTTCCAGAAGCCCGTCAAGTTCCAAGTGGACATTGCCTTCTCCGAGGGCGAGAGGGAACGGGACAGGGAGAGGAGcgagagggaggggaggagggaaaCAGGAATCTACAGCGTGACATTCTCCCTCATATCAG GGCCGAGTCGCAGGTTCAGACGAGTGGTGGAAACGATTCAAGCCCAGCTTCTCAGCTCTCATGATCAGCCACTGGTGCAAGCCCTATGTG ATCCCTTCCCAGATGAGAAGAGCAGTCGTCCCCACGGGACCCCCACCCGCCAAAACTCGAGGCGCTCTGAGGGTGGGGGCGACAGGTGCGAGTGGGGCGACCGAGCAGACGGCGGAGGCATCGGAGGCAGTGGAGGAGTCCTGCAGCGCAGAGGCTCGGCCAAGGAGAGAACCCGCCTCCTGTCCTCTAACGGAACCCAGTCCCAACCGTAG
- the brsk1a gene encoding serine/threonine-protein kinase BRSK1 isoform X1 has protein sequence MSKELSLSQSAQYVGPYRLEKTLGKGQTGLVKLGIHCITGQKVAIKIVNREKLSESVLMKVEREIAILKLIEHPHVLKLHDVYENNKYLYLVLEHVSGGELFDYLVKKGRLTPKEARKFFRQIISALDFCHSHSICHRDLKPENLLLDEKNNIRIADFGMASLQVGDSLLETSCGSPHYACPEVIRGEKYDGRRADVWSCGVILFALLVGALPFDHDNLRQLLEKVKSGVFHMPHFIPPDCQSLLKGMIEVNPEKRLTLEAIQKHSWYQGGRNEPCPEQPPPRRVCVQRILSLTELDPDVLESMHSLGCFRDRVKLTRDLQCEEENQEKMIYYLLLDRKERYPSYEDEDLPPRNDVADPPRKRVDSPMLTRHGRCRPERKSLEVLSVTEQGSPTPPRRALDTAAHSQRSRSVSGASSGLSSSPLSSPRSYQSPVFTFSQSDVTCATASPLTKESKQGNATTPRSARSHDKPKASPNPKTQTLPTKGPADRPHLQAIKSLPLHNPSSRSPSPSPLLSPIPRFFFPSSSVLKSVTKSFYPNSAHSVPQVTPQGSPLPTPLGTPVHHPHHPSSTPPSSSSSSSSSRAEGGGGVGSLSLTPPSSPGGGGGMAASSPAHWRTRLNSFKNNLLGSPRFHRRKLQDLSLPVPTSEDMSSLTPESSPELAKKSWFGNFIGLEKEEQIFVVIRDKPLSSVKADIVHAFLSIPSLSHSVISQTSFRAEYKSSGGPSVFQKPVKFQVDIAFSEGERERDRERSEREGRRETGIYSVTFSLISGPSRRFRRVVETIQAQLLSSHDQPLVQALCDPFPDEKSSRPHGTPTRQNSRRSEGGGDRCEWGDRADGGGIGGSGGVLQRRGSAKERTRLLSSNGTQSQP, from the exons ATGAGTAAGGAACTGTCTCTGAGTCAGTCTGCTCAATATGTTGGGCCCTATCGACTGGAGAAGACTCTGGGGAAGGGACAGACAG GACTGGTCAAACTCGGCATCCACTGTATTACGGGTCAGAAGGTAGCGATCAAAATAGTCAACCGCGAGAAGCTGTCTGAGTCAGTTCTGATGAAG GTTGAGAGGGAGATTGCCATTCTGAAACTGATCGAGCATCCGCATGTGTTGAAGCTGCATGACGTTTATGAGAACAACAAATATCT ATACCTGGTGTTGGAGCATGTGTCAGGAGGAGAGCTCTTTGACTACCTGGTGAAGAAGGGGCGTCTAACTCCGAAAGAAGCCAGGAAGTTCTTCAGGCAGATCATCTCTGCGTTGGATTTCTGCCACAGTCACTCCATCTG ccaCAGAGACTTGAAGCCGGAGAACCTGCTGCTGGATGAGAAGAACAACATTCGTATTGCTGACTTCGGTATGGCCTCCCTGCAGGTGGGGGACAGCCTGTTGGAGACCAGCTGTGG ATCACCACATTATGCCTGTCCTGAAGTTATACGG GGAGAGAAGTATGATGGGAGGAGAGCGGATGTGTGGAGCTGTGGGGTCATCCTGTTTGCCCTCCTGGTG GGTGCTCTGCCGTTTGACCACGACAACCTTCGCCAGCTCCTGGAAAAGGTGAAGAGCGGCGTCTTCCACATGCCGCACTTCATCCCCCCAGACTGTCAGTCRCTGCTCAAAGGCATGATAGAGGTTAACCCTGAGAAGAGGCTCACG CTAGAGGCCATCCAGAAACACTCCTGGTATCA GGGCGGTCGTAACGAGCCGTGTCCCGAGCAGCCTCCTCCCAGGCGGGTGTGTGTGCAGAGAATCCTGTCGCTGACCGAGTTGGACCCGGACGTGTTGGAAAGCATGCACTCTCTAGGATGTTTCCGCGACCGAGTCAAGCTTACCCGAGATTTGCAATGCGAAGA agaAAACCAGGAGAAGATGATCTATTACCTACTGCTGGACAGGAAGGAACGCTACCCAAGCTATGAGGACGAGGATCTGCCTCCACGCAATGACGTTG cagaCCCTCCCCGGAAGCGTGTCGACTCTCCCATGCTGACGCGTCATGGCCGCTGTCGCCCTGAGAGGAAAAGCCTAGAAGTCCTTAGTGTTACGGAGCAGGGGTCTCCCACTCCACCTCGCAGGGCCCTCGACACAGCTGCACACAGTCAGAG GTCTCGCTCAGTCAGTGGAGCTTCTAGTGGTCTCTCCTCAAGCCCCCTCAGCAGTCCCAGG TCCTACCAGAGCCCCGTCTTCactttcagccaatcagacgtcACCTGCGCCACTGCTTCCCCCCTCACAAAGGAGTCCAAACAGGGAAACGCCACCACTCCTCGTTCAGCACGGTCTCATGACAAGCCCAAAGCGTCCCCCAACCCCAAGACCCAGACCCTGCCCACCAAAGGACCCGCCGACCGTCCCCACCTGCAGGCCATCAAATCCCTGCCCCTGCACAACCCATCCTCCCGCTCGCCCTCCCCCTCCCCGCTCCTGTCACCCATCCCTCGCTTCTTCTTCCCTTCGTCCTCTGTCCTCAAGTCAGTGACTAAGAGTTTCTACCCAAACTCTGCCCACTCTGTACCACAGGTTACCCCCCAGGGCTCTCCGCTGCCCACACCGTTGGGCACCCCTGTTCACCACCCCCACCACCCCTCCTCCACCccgccctcctcttcctcgtcctcATCCTCATCACGGGCAGAGGGAGGCGGCGGGGTGGGCTCGCTGTCGCTCACTCCTCCCTCCAGCCCAGGAGGGGGCGGCGGCATGGCGGCCAGCAGCCCCGCTCACTGGAGGACTCGCCTCAATTCTTTCAAGAACAACTTGCTGGGATCGCCGCGATTCCATCGTCGCAAATTACAAG ATCTTTCTCTCCCAGTTCCGACGTCAGAGGACATGTCCAGCCTAACGCCAGAATCCAGCCCAGA GCTGGCCAAGAAGTCCTGGTTCGGGAATTTCATCGGTTTGGAGAAAGAGGAGCAGATCTTCGTGGTGATCAGGGACAAACCGTTGAGTTCTGTCAAAGCTGACATTGTCCACGCTTTCCTGTCA ATCCCGTCGCTCAGCCACAGCGTCATCTCCCAGACCAGCTTCCGGGCAGAATACAAGTCCTCCGGCGGTCCCTCCGTCTTCCAGAAGCCCGTCAAGTTCCAAGTGGACATTGCCTTCTCCGAGGGCGAGAGGGAACGGGACAGGGAGAGGAGcgagagggaggggaggagggaaaCAGGAATCTACAGCGTGACATTCTCCCTCATATCAG GGCCGAGTCGCAGGTTCAGACGAGTGGTGGAAACGATTCAAGCCCAGCTTCTCAGCTCTCATGATCAGCCACTGGTGCAAGCCCTATGTG ATCCCTTCCCAGATGAGAAGAGCAGTCGTCCCCACGGGACCCCCACCCGCCAAAACTCGAGGCGCTCTGAGGGTGGGGGCGACAGGTGCGAGTGGGGCGACCGAGCAGACGGCGGAGGCATCGGAGGCAGTGGAGGAGTCCTGCAGCGCAGAGGCTCGGCCAAGGAGAGAACCCGCCTCCTGTCCTCTAACGGAACCCAGTCCCAACCGTAG